TGCCACCAAAGGCCTCGCGGTACACGCAAAATAAATCAAGAAGGTCCATCCCTTTTGATACCACAAAAGGATTGGTGAGAATCTCAGATCCCTCATCTTTTGTTTGGGATCATGTACAAATGTTTTGTAAGATAAGTAGAAAAGAACATCAAAACAGATATAAAGCCTAGAGAAAAGTAGAAACATGATTCCAAAAATTATGGTGGGTTGCTGCTCTCACCTGTAGCCGCTGCTCTATTTTATTCATACTTTGTTAGATCTGTATTAAAGAATTCAATTATACATCTGATGTTGCTTATGTTCTTGATTGAATTACTTGAGGAAGTAGCTGTAATTTTTTTTATTCTTCCCTAGCTCGTAATGGCTTTCAAATGTTTTTTTTCTATCATTTCAACAGGATTCTCTAATGTATGGTATTAGCATGATGAGAGAGCGAAGCACTTCAAACAAAATGGGTAGTCTTGTGGATGAGTCAAGCTATGTAAGGAGGGCAAACTGTTATAACTCCAATGATAATCTTTATCGTGGGGATGAGGACATGTTCTGTAATCCTCAAGCTCCAAAAGGTTGGCAAGGTAAGTTCTGCTGCGTCATCTTATTACCGAGTATGGCCACTCAAATGTTGTGGCCTAAGAAAATATCACATTCTATTTTTCTACTGTGGACAGCAAATTGTAGTAGAAGATATGACAGTCTACCTGATGTAAATTCTGATAAACTGTGGAACATAGAATCATTCAATTCAGACGATCATTTTCCTACTCCAAGAGCGGAACATTTTGATACAGTCGACTATGGTTTTAAAGAAAGATACTCTCCAGAGCGAAGGTTATTTCTCCACTTATATCAAGATACGACTAATAACTTCTAAGGGGCTATGAATAATTTATTTTATTGCTGCAGAAATTCAACAAGAACTAGCATACGATTTGAGACTTCAGGTCAGAATTATCTGTGTTAGTGTTTTCCTTATTTCAATGCACCAGACAGAGTTCCATATTACTGTTCCTGTACTTCCCCAATTGATCTCTAACTACTGGATTGTGAATGTGTATTATTTCATACAATAATATTGAAGTATCATGGttttatttcatatttttcctGTACTGGTAGCGAGCATTGTAAATCTGAATCTGCTGTTCTATAGTTTGGCGAGTTGTTGAATGTTGTTTTATTACAGCTTGCTTTACCTTTTGTTAATTCAGCAGCCACCTAGTAGCATGTTTAAAGTACAGTTGAGAAACATTGGCCTGCCTAATCTGGATATGCTTTGTTTTCCTAGCTCCTATTTTTTTTACCATTGGCCTGCCTAGCAGGACACTTGCAGTTTCCATAGCACTGTGACTAATTAGTGCATTCTTTTTTTTTTTAAATCTGAGCCTTTTGTGTTTCTTAATTGCGTCAGGGCATGACCTCTTTTCTGATCAGTCATTACTGGATGATGACAATGATATGTTACAGTTTGACTGGGAAAGGTAACAACAACAAATCCTCTTGGAATTTATATTTACACATCAATTTGATCTTGTTAAAATTCTGGCCAGGCAACCATCGTCTAAGAAAATACACAGCACAAACATCACTTTCGGCCCTTCTGCTTGGTCTTCTGACATGGTAGATGATGATTCAGAGAAAAGGAAGAGCCCATTGAGGTAATTAGCAAATTAACCTTGGCTGTCATGTTTGACTGGGTTCAGTTTTTCTTAATGCTCGTATCCTGTGCCATGCAAATCATGGGGCATTGCCCTTGCTGACCCTTTCAAATTATTCTCTGCAGTGAAGAATCAAGCTCATGTGCTGCAGGTTAGTGATATTTGCTATCTGATTCTGTTTTTTCTCCAGCAAAGACTCTTGACATTGATGATTGATGAGTTGTACAGAGTATAATGTTATGCATGTGCACTTAAACTAAGTTGTCTTCCTCTTTTTGGTTCACTTCCATAGCAGTGAAGGACATATCGAGCAACAAACCAACACTGTCTGTAAAATGCACAGAGAAAAATATGAACGAGAAGGATGACTTCCATACAAGCTTGGATAAGTTTGATATTCCAAATATCGATGCACATCTAGATGAAATGTCAGTATTCAGGGATGAAGAAGAATACCACAAAAGAGCGATAGACCGGAAGAATCTTGAAGCAGATTATTGGCCTGACAAGGCAATGGACCAACAGAGAACCCAAGAACCAAGCTGCCGTTTATCACTTCAGGAGAAATTTGCTGACTGGGGTTCTTGTATCTCCCATCTGAAGGGTAGCACTCGACGAAACAACCCACCGAGTTGCACTGTAATGCGCGAGGATACACCTTTTGATTCTATTCCAGATATGGATGGATTTCAAACTGTGGGATCAACTGAATGGAGACCTACATCAAAAGTTCGTCCTGTTTTCCACAGACCTGGCAGTGCGTATGACGAGATTCATTGGCAGAATCCTGTTTCAGATATATTTGGCAATAAAACGGAGTTTTCAGACCCATTCCGTGCCACGGACCTTCCGAGCAACATTGATATGTGTACTTTCTTGGGACAGAAGGCAGACAAGAAGAAAGAAGATAATTTTGACTCACTCAAGAAATCAAATGCAGACATATTTCATTCTGTGAGTTCTGTAAACGAAACTGTGGTTGGTCAACACACTACATGTTCTCAGCAGTCTGGCAAGGATTCACGAAGGCAAGGGTTTGATCCTGGTATTGATTTTCAGGAGTCCAGACTACATTCATTCTGGGAAGATGGCCATGTTAGTGATGACACTTTTCAGGGCGATACTGAGCTGAGTAGTCTATTGGCAAGAAAAAATGATGAGAAGAATAAATGCGGGTCTGAGAGGCTCGAGAAGCCAGAAACAAAGACGTCGACACAAAGATCTAAATCTTCTGGAGATTTCAGAAATGAGATGAGTGAAGCTGAAACATGTTCTGATGGCTCGGAAGTGACCAACTATCCTGGGGTGCAGAATGGAACATCAGCAGCAGCAACGCAACTCCCTGCAAACTTGTGTCTTGAGGAAGCCTCAAGAGGAATGTTCCAAATTCATGCTCAAGTTGATTGTGTAAAAACAATGTAAGTAGCGTGCCCTTCAAATATCAGTCTCAACTCATTTCATGGATTTACACGGATACTCTTTTCATTCTCCATTAACAGAGAAAATCCCGGTGTTGAATTTGAAGCTCCATTGCATGTTAGAAACATTATTCATGATGTTGGAGATCATACCAAGGCCAATCCAATGTTCCAGTCTCCTTTCATGGCAGGTCTGTTGTCCATTCCACCATATCCCTTGCTTTAACTCTATAATAACCATTAGAATACAAAAATATGTATTCTCATCGGTGTGTCGTTATATTTGCTGATCTCTAGAGAAGGTGGGGATTGAGAAGAAGGTAATATCAGGCGTGTCACCGAGCAACAGTGATGTTCAGTTTGAGGTTATGCTTGAACATCGTGTTCTCCGACGGTTTTGTGTTCAGAAGATAGTGGTAGAAACACCAATGAAGGACAAGCTAGATAAGGTAAAGGATAAATAGCTCGGTCGTATTCAGGCATATGACGCATCTTTTTCCTCCAAAAAACATATATGCGCTCAAATGGTTATATGTGACATTTCTGTTCCGGGTGAAACTTGATATGCAAATTTACTTGATGCTCGAACCATGTGACAACTCTTGCAAATGCCATTGTCCGCCCTCTGTCAGCAGTTGATTAGCTTCTGAAATTTGTTCTTTTTGATTCAGGTTACGCACTTCAGGACGATGGAGGATGGAACTGTCCTGCGAAGGAGTGTCTAAACAGCTAAAAATAATCTAGTAACACAATCTCTTGTAAGATCCTGTGTAAGTGCCACTGGTGGGGTTCACGAAATCAGCATCGCAATGCGGTGAAGCATGCACAACGTTCGTCCATGTTGCGTGCTTCAACCTGTGATTATTAGGAGATGCCTGTTTCAACATGTAATTGTTAGGGGATGCTTGCCTCAACCTGTGATTATTAGGAGATGACAAATCAGGTGGGTGGGGTGTACCTATAGTCGTTCGACTCCCCTTAAACTGAAGGAGCAAATGCATATCCACTCTAATTAGTGCATACATGTCCAGATTTTTTTTTCTGCGTGCACCTGGCCTGAATCTTGTGGATACTCCGTTTCACTAGATCAAAGGATCATTTGCTCTGTTGATTTTGTTTTTCAGGAATGGGATCTTTTGTTACCTCGACTTCTTAAGAATATCGAGTGTAGCAAGCCAGCAACAGCATATATTCAAGCCTTGCATTTTTCGAAGAGCGAAAAATGAAGAAGAAATTAACTTAATTTCCATTTCGAGTAATAAGAATGTAACAAAAAAAAACATTGTTTGCCTCACGTACCAAAAATAAACAAGCATATAGGAGTACTAAACTTCCCTGCTCACAGCATTTTTTTTATAGATCAATCACGCACAATCATCAAGCCATGCCTGTTCAGAAAAATAAGACCTCGGACTTCAGCTTTCATTTAACATGTTCaaaagtttaagcaattattcatcCACAGGTCTCACTCTAGTCTCGTTTGGCAAAGAACAAAGGGTCGCTGCATACACTTCTTTTTATGGAATGCCATTCAACTGTCTTTGTTGATTAGCAAGAATGGTTACAGTACCACCTATTTCAAGTTGATGGGTTTTTGTTTGTTGTGGATCGTCTGCGTAAAAAAGAAGTGTTACAAAGTTTATCATCGTAGGAAGAATGACACTGTGGGGATCCACGTCCCATACATTTGGGTAGAAACAAAGGGGAGAATTCaggccaaaaaagaaaaagagaaaatttGTTCCTAGGAAGTTCATGAGCAACCTCATTACATTCCCCAGGGAAATGCTCGGTGAAGTTATCTCACCCACCCAAGGGGTGTGGGGGTTAATTTATAGGGAAAGAAGAAATTTGATTGTTACTCTTCAAAACTAACTAGCCCGGAAGTGCCGGAAAAAAAAAATCCTCGGTACTATTAGACACTTCCAAAATTGAGCGGTCAAAGGGAAATACAAGTTCTTAGAAGTGCACAACTAAATTCAACGTGGAACCAAGTAGTAAGAGAAATTCATCATGGGCTGAGGGggcgcgggagggggggggggagggaggttcTAGACACTTTTTCGTATAGAGTGTACCAACCTGCCATAGTCGTGCAAGGGAAGTTTTCACATAAGCTGCCCTAAGAGGTGAGCCTCTCAAAGATCTAAATACCAGAAGGTATCTAAACCAAAAAGTTTGGACAAAGGTAGCTCATCTATACAAAATATAGAACTTGCTCGAAAGTGCTGGAGGGGGTCGACACAATTGTTCTCATAGGGAATCAATACGGAAATGGCTAAGAAGAGATTTTGTTCGGGAGTATTAGACCTATATTGAGACACAAAGCTGAAGCAAATCAAGAGGTGCTTAGAAATGCCAAAAATGTTGCACTCAGAGGTATCAGAGCTAATAAAAATGGTCTCAAAGAAAACAAAACTCAATGGTAGCGGAGAAAAGTTCCTGGCGGTTTTGAAGCAAAGGACTGAGTTCATCAATGAACACTCATCCCTCGGAGGATCATTGGTACCGAGTAGAAATACTCAGAAGTATCGAGGAAGTGAAAAATACATTTGAGTGGAAGGAGTGAAAGTCTCAGGGATTTGATTTAGGATAATACAATAAAGAGCTCAACCCTAGTTAATTTGCATCTTCCCTGCTCGATAACTTGAAGTATATATGGTTGTTCCTTAACTCAAAGTAAAATAAACTTGAAAAGGTATTAGGGCAGTCTCACTGCTCCACCTTTGGACTATATCTTAATCATGATACATAAGCAAAAATCCGATGTGGCATCTTATTCAATGAGGAAAGGAAGGGTTGTCATATCTTATCTCAATATAACTCTTAGCACTAAAAGCAAGATAAGTTATATTTTCTCTCACACAAAACACATTAAATGAGAGCCCTTGTAGATACAACAATAAGATACTAATACAATCTATTAATATATGGTAGATTGTGGGTTGGCACCCCTCAGTTCGTGTCACATGTTTCAACCCGTGATTGTTAATATATGGTAGATCGTTGGTTGGCACCACTCAATCCGAAGGAGGAAAGACATATCCATGTCTACATGGCTAAATGCTTTTACGCGTGCACCGAGCCCGAATCTTGATAATATCTTTGCTATAAGATAAAAGGAACATTTGTGTATGCCCCACTTGATAGTATGGTTGTCCTTAACCCAATGTGAGATAAACTTGAAATTGTATTAGGGTAGTCTCAGTGGTCCACCATGGATTATATCTTAATCATGACATATAAGCAAAAATCCATGTGTCATCTTATTTAATGAGAAAAGAGAATGTTGTCATATATTAATTTTGAATAACTCTTAGCACTAAAACCAAGACAAGTTATACCTTTTGCTCGCAGAACACACTAAATAAAAACTCTTGTAGATACAACAATATGACACTAGTACAACCTGTTATCTAAGTTCGTATTTAATGTATGTCATATACTAGCCAAAAGATATAGTGTGTTGGTAGTGTCCTTAGTCCTTTTAGCTGCCTTGTCATTAATTGGAAAATCCAACAGGGATATAAGACGCACTTTCAAGCTTTCATGCATGTCACATGTTTCCGCATGTGATTGTTAAGATATGGTAGATTGCAGGTTGGCCCTCCTCAATCTGATGGAGGGAAGACATATCCATGTATACGTGCCTGGATGCTTTTTCGTGTGCACCAAGCCTGAATATttgatactccctcctttccgatttataaggctcaattcaaaaatctcaccaaccaaggtggaTGATGAGtgatggaatattttttgtagtttgcaaaagcacccaattaatgctcttgttttcttcaaaaaattatgtttacgaatgcattaattgcaatacatgcatgcataaagtgcatgcattggtcagttttctcttaatacttgcatgcaatgatttaatgcaccttgaagtctgaacatgtgatgaggaacaaccaaattgagccttataaaatggaaaaactaaaattttgagataagccctataaaccggaaaggagggagtaatatCTCCCACTTGATAGTATGGTTGTCCTTAACCCAATGTGAGATAATTTTGAAAAGGTACTCCCTCCCTTGTGATTTAGAGGGTCTATCTCAATTTTTTTTGTTAGCCTCATTTTTATTGATCCCCATCAAATGTTCAAATTTTGAGGCACATTAAATCGTTGCATGCAAGGAGAGAAAACTCATTAGTGCATGTAAGGCCCtccccaatgctccaccttgtacatgTGCTAAGGCTGCCATGTAGGCAAAAAATTTGATGTGGCAAGGTAATAAAGAGGAGAGAGGtgagtttggtgaccccaggaaaaaCCAATGCCAAGCACGCGAACCTAGGAAAAAGCAATTAAATGAAAGAAATCCACCAATGCATGGAATAGTTTAGTTGCTAATACATTAAATAAGGGGAGCTTAGCACCAACAAGTGAAGCACCTATGTGTTGTGGACATTAGTTGCTAAACTTTTTAATATGCTTAACGCCTtatctaagcacctatgcattggaagTGGCCTAAAAGATCTTGGTCGTCACTCATGCATGCGTTGCAATTAATCCATCGGCAAACATGATTTTTTTGACTAAAACGAGAACACTAATTGAGTATTTTTGCAAACTAAAAAAATCATTCGATCACTCACCATCTGCCTTGGTTAGGGTAGCCTCATTGCTCCACCTTGGACTATATCTTaatcatgccacataagcaaaaattggATGTGTCTTcttatttaatgaggaaagagggtgttgtcaTATTTTATCTCGGTATAAAGCACTAAAACCAAGACAAGTTATATTTCTCTCTCGCAAAACACATTAAATGAGAGATCTTGTAGAAACAACGATAAGGGCACTCCCAATGCTTGGCTCTTGACAAGTTATCATAGGCAAAATGCTGATGTGGCACTATAATTAAAGAAGAAAGAGAGTGCAGTTGTATCTCAGCTAAGGCTgcccgtaatgggagtatcataggtagtatcatgtgtGCCAActtatcatatcatgatactgtatcatattaaatgatgtgctactttgtgtcatgcatggcaataaatgtagtCCTCTATGATATCAacatatgatactccctccgtcacagtatacaagtcctacgcgtatatctAGGTCGTCaattttatcatcctaatataaactatataacacaaaaattataccttttgaaagtagaacatttgaagtttatattggtatattttttgtaatatatgacttgtattaggttggtcaaattgacgacctagaggTACgcacacgccctgtaaactgagagagagggagtactaTGCATTACAGATATAGTATCATGGACTAGTATCAtatacatgatactagtatatgatactccccattacaaccagcctaagatACGACTCTTAGCTCATTTTTTTCTGCGCAGTGTAATTAATGCTCTGATCTTTTGTGGCATATCTCcttatttttctctttctttcttcttccCATAACTAGACCACAATGCTGAGATGAAGAAATGATCCTTAATAAACTAATTAAATGCAATATCACTTAGATACGACTCCAAAGATACAATACATTGTGGTGATTTTTTCTCTCTCTACCTAGAATGGTGGGTTAAGATACAATGCATTGGGCCGCTAAAAAAGATAGTACAATGCATTTAGGAGAGCCCAATCTGTACAATCTGTAGCTAAGTTCATATTTAATGCATATGATTATGTCTCAAAAAAAAATTAACGCATATGATATATAGCCTTTGGACTGTTCTTAGTTCTTTTAATTGCCCTATCATTAATTACCAAATCCAATAGGGGTATAAGACGCACTTTCAAAGGTAGATCGTGTGTTGGCACCCCtcaaaccagaggaagaaagacctATCCATGTCTACGTGTCTGCTTTTCTCGCGTGCAGCGAACTGCGAACCTGAATCTTGATAACATTTCTGTTCTATGTAAGATAAGAAGATCAGTTGCTCTGTTGATTTGTTACTGATGAATTTCTGTTGTAATTTCCTGAATTTTGGTTGTGGTCTGTTTATAGGTATGCCAAATGTAGCACGCCTGTCTGTCATGTCTGAAGTTCAACATTCCCAATGATTCCCACTCGCGCAAGACATTGTGGATATTTGCTCTCCCAATGAATAAGCATTACAATGCACACATTCAGGTCACACTGAAGAGTCTAATGAGACCCTGTACCTGAATACTTCTATTTGTGTTGTTCTTCAGCCAGAACTATACCTAGCTCTGCAATCATCTGTAATTCATAATCATAAATCAAACTAGACCTAGCTCACCCGCTGTCATTTGCTCTGTGCTAAACAATCTCAGTAAACACATTTCCTACTTGTTGAAGAGCCACTTGAGTCCAAGCTTCGGGAGCCCGAGCCACTCGCCGAGAGCTGGAGGATCCACAAATTTCAGGCTAATCTTGGAGATCCACTCGAAGAGAGGAGGCCCCAAGAACCTGACGAATTTCTTCGCCAAGAAGCATCTCCATGATCCGCAGCTCGCGCTCGGTATCAAGAACCCGGCCTGCAAGAAGGAGCACGCACGATTCGGTCAGAACTCTGAACCAGATTcagatgatgttcttggttctTGCAGTCACCAATGCAGGAGAAGAGCATGGCCGTTTACAGATCGCAGCACGAGCCAGGAGTGCAGGGGTGTAGCGACGTACCACGAGGCGAAGCGCCGCGACGGAAGCCGCGGCGACGGCGAGCGCGGCGACGGAGCACAGCGCCACCGTCGTCGCCGGCCGCATCAAAGCTCGATCCTTCTGCTCGCAAAGAGGAACAAGAATGTCAGACTAAGCAACTGGATACACTAACCGAGTAATTAGAGCCATTATCTTGGACGAACCAGCAGAGAGGGGATCGCCTGAGAGCGAGAACCCGGCTTGGCCaccgcggcggcgcgcggcggcttCTTGCGGCGCCAAATGCAGGGGAGCCCGGTCCGCAGGGAGCGGAGGAGCTTGAGGCCGCGCGGCTTCTTGTCGGGATctgcgggcgcgggcgcgggcgcgcgGCCGCACTGGGAGGTGacggcgaggcggaggcggcggcggaggcggaggaggaaggagaggcgctCGCCGCCGTGGCCCCAGCCGGGGAGAATGTTCTCTGCGGCGGCGCGGATCTCCAGCCCGCCGCGGTAAGTAAGGCACGCGGTGACCGACCACGTCGCCGGCGGCGACGCCATTGCGGGGTGGTTCGAAGTTCGAACGCTCTCTCTCCCTGTGTGACTCTGACCGGTGGTGCCCTCGCTCGCTCGCTCAGATGGAGCGTGAAGAGTAGTTGGGCCCGGACACGAAAACGACCCCAGAGTTTTTTTTAGGGAAACGAACTGATTCTCAAAAAAAAGTTCGAAAAGAACTGATTTCTCTCAAAACAAAAGTTCGAAAAGAACCGAGGCGTATTTAACTTATATTTTATTTTTTGTGGAAAAATGCTGTATATTCATTATTTTAGAGAAAATCGGGTgtattattcttattcaggaattaTTATTATTAAACATCATGAACATTTCTAAAATTTCCaacattttaaaattcatgaacatttataaAATTCATGTCATTTTTCATTGAGAAACCGACAAAAAACAGGCTGAAATATAATGAGCGAAACCGGCTGAAAACCGACGAGGTGACTGACCACATTGGCGACCCCATTGCAGGGTGGCTCGAAGTTCCAACGCTTTCTCTCCCTCTGTGACCGGTGCCTTCACTCGCTCAGATGGAGCATGAAGAATAGTTTGGCCCGGACACGAAAACGACCCCAAAGTTCGAAAAGAACTCGAGGCTATTTTCCTTATATTTTATTTTTTGGAAAAGTGGTGTATTAATTATCCTAGGAAAAACTGGTGTAATAATTTTTTACTATATTTATTATCCTCGGCAAAACAAATTGTCATTAAAAACGTTTGATTTTTCATGGTCAAAAATCCGAGTGAGATTTGTAGTGAAGTCTTGTTTGTTGAAATATTTTTCTTGTGTCTTTTTGCTGCAGTAAATCTTCACCCACTGAATTTTTTAGGACACGAGGGCATCAGCTGCACATGTTTAGGTATGATGTGCGCATCCAGTTATTTAGAATCCACCATGCACTTGATCCATTCAGTCATGTCTTGAGCCAACCTTGCAATCTTATTAANNNNNNNNNNNNNNNNNNNNNNNNNNNNNNNNNNNNNNNNNNNNNNNNNNNNNNNNNNNNNNNNNNNNNNNNNNNNNNNNNNNNNNNNNNNNNNNNNNNNNNNNNNNNNNNNNNNNNNNNNNNNNNNNNNNNNNNNNNNNNNNNNNNNNNNNNNNNNNNNNNNNNNNNNNNNNNNNNNNNNNNNNNNNNNNNNNNNNNNNNNNNNNNNNNNNNNNNNNNNNNNNNNNNNNNNNNNNNNNNNNNNNNNNNNNNNNNNNNNNNNNNNNNNNNNNNNNNNNNNNNNNNNNNNNATCATGCAGAAAAACCTCTACCAGCCACGCCTCCAGAGGTACATGTATGTATCATACCATATGGAACCAACTTTTTGAACAATTTTTTTAGATGCGTTGCAAACATTGGAACAATGCCAGGATTGAGGCAGAGTACAAAGTTCTCTAGCACAAGGGCATAATCCGAGCCGAGAAGGACAACGTCAATGTGCGATTATTGCTGATGTTGTACACGGATTTTGGATCAAGATGATCTGGTTGTTCTTGATCATCAGGATTGGTGAACCTGGGATGTGTTCtgtttttctcttctttctctgaggTGTAGCGGAGGTCTGTATGGGTTGGCCAACATCTGGATTTTAACCCATCCGGCATTTTGAGCTACTTCTGGTTAGAATGGTCCAGTAGTTCATCGCTGTTGCACATGAGGATTCAGGTTGTGACTTTTGATCAGCACGGCTTCGGTTAAGGAGTCCAGACTTTGAAAGCTTCAGTAAAGTCTGCTCCATTTTGAGCTACCTCTGGTTAAAATGGTCCAGTAGTTCATCAGTTCTTGCCCTTGCACAGAAGGATTCAGGTTCTGAACTTGATCAGCAGGGTTTCGGTTCTCTATTGTGAACAATGTTATATGTGTCAGCAAAACAATCCTATATTTATTTCTATATAGGTCCAGCAAAGCGTTGTGCCTTTCCCTTTTGGGCAAAAATCAACTAATGTGTAATAGCTTGGGCAGTGCACTATtatgacatactccctccgttcctaaatataaatctttgtagagattttaatatgg
The Triticum dicoccoides isolate Atlit2015 ecotype Zavitan chromosome 3A, WEW_v2.0, whole genome shotgun sequence genome window above contains:
- the LOC119267121 gene encoding uncharacterized protein LOC119267121 isoform X5 codes for the protein MVPRSEIKMWISTVVVMFPSLLPVNFLWPYRLSHGSEISLIDLVRYEGSKDKSTAQPARESHVSFSVKGLGHVKMETPLQSPRFTKRTLPLPPKASRYTQNKSRRSIPFDTTKGLDSLMYGISMMRERSTSNKMGSLVDESSYVRRANCYNSNDNLYRGDEDMFCNPQAPKGWQANCSRRYDSLPDVNSDKLWNIESFNSDDHFPTPRAEHFDTVDYGFKERYSPERRNSTRTSIRFETSGHDLFSDQSLLDDDNDMLQFDWERQPSSKKIHSTNITFGPSAWSSDMVDDDSEKRKSPLSEESSSCAAAVKDISSNKPTLSVKCTEKNMNEKDDFHTSLDKFDIPNIDAHLDEMSVFRDEEEYHKRAIDRKNLEADYWPDKAMDQQRTQEPSCRLSLQEKFADWGSCISHLKGSTRRNNPPSCTVMREDTPFDSIPDMDGFQTVGSTEWRPTSKVRPVFHRPGSAYDEIHWQNPVSDIFGNKTEFSDPFRATDLPSNIDMCTFLGQKADKKKEDNFDSLKKSNADIFHSVSSVNETVVGQHTTCSQQSGKDSRRQGFDPGIDFQESRLHSFWEDGHVSDDTFQGDTELSSLLARKNDEKNKCGSERLEKPETKTSTQRSKSSGDFRNEMSEAETCSDGSEVTNYPGVQNGTSAAATQLPANLCLEEASRGMFQIHAQVDCVKTIENPGVEFEAPLHVRNIIHDVGDHTKANPMFQSPFMAEKVGIEKKVISGVSPSNSDVQFEVMLEHRVLRRFCVQKIVVETPMKDKLDKVTHFRTMEDGTVLRRSV
- the LOC119267121 gene encoding uncharacterized protein LOC119267121 isoform X3, with the protein product MLQWTGGSRRQVYASRKSTQSRQRQYFEQKKRQQQTAGLQNQDGVDGAGGQAVGDQAPRSLDILSLNNLAAPVNHRNGPENAGSVLPNLDNANFSASPLEALKKITSSYNIDPKETSSQPRLSSPVGHQDVAAAVNPHEDPLAHPSNNYGAKKRNQNVDLNSGEISLIDLVRYEGSKDKSTAQPARESHVSFSVKGLGHVKMETPLQSPRFTKRTLPLPPKASRYTQNKSRRSIPFDTTKGLDSLMYGISMMRERSTSNKMGSLVDESSYVRRANCYNSNDNLYRGDEDMFCNPQAPKANCSRRYDSLPDVNSDKLWNIESFNSDDHFPTPRAEHFDTVDYGFKERYSPERRNSTRTSIRFETSGHDLFSDQSLLDDDNDMLQFDWERQPSSKKIHSTNITFGPSAWSSDMVDDDSEKRKSPLSEESSSCAAAVKDISSNKPTLSVKCTEKNMNEKDDFHTSLDKFDIPNIDAHLDEMSVFRDEEEYHKRAIDRKNLEADYWPDKAMDQQRTQEPSCRLSLQEKFADWGSCISHLKGSTRRNNPPSCTVMREDTPFDSIPDMDGFQTVGSTEWRPTSKVRPVFHRPGSAYDEIHWQNPVSDIFGNKTEFSDPFRATDLPSNIDMCTFLGQKADKKKEDNFDSLKKSNADIFHSVSSVNETVVGQHTTCSQQSGKDSRRQGFDPGIDFQESRLHSFWEDGHVSDDTFQGDTELSSLLARKNDEKNKCGSERLEKPETKTSTQRSKSSGDFRNEMSEAETCSDGSEVTNYPGVQNGTSAAATQLPANLCLEEASRGMFQIHAQVDCVKTIENPGVEFEAPLHVRNIIHDVGDHTKANPMFQSPFMAEKVGIEKKVISGVSPSNSDVQFEVMLEHRVLRRFCVQKIVVETPMKDKLDKVTHFRTMEDGTVLRRSV